The genome window TTCCAGAAGCCCAGTCTCCGCACTCGGGTAAGTTTTGATATGGCTATGCGCCATCTGGGTGGAGATGCCCTGTACCTCTCCCCCAACGAAATTGGTTTGGGACAACGCGAATCCATTGCAGATGTGGCACGGGTACTTTCAGGTTACGTTCACGCCATTATGGCTCGGGTTTTTGCCCATGAGCACGTTCTCGAACTTGCCAAATGGTCAAGCGTTCCGGTGATCAATGGATTGAGCGATTATGATCATCCCTGCCAAGCCATGGCAGATGCCCTTACTATCATTGAAAAATTCGGCACCCTCAAAGGGGTTAACGTCACCTTCGTGGGCGATGGAAATAATGTGTGCGTCTCGTTAATGCACATTGTGACTAAACTTGGCGGCAATTTCACCCACAGCGGACCTGAAGGGTATGACATGCCCAAACAGGCGGTAGAACTGGGGCTGCAATTTGCGTCTAAGAGTGGTTCTAAGGTTCGTTTCACGCGTGACCCACACGAAGCCGTCAGAGATGCTCAGGTTATCTACACTGACACCTGGACAAGCATGGGACAGGAAGCCGAAGCCAAAGAACGGGAGAAGGTCTTCCCGCCCTATCAGGTGAACGAACAACTGGTCAGCGAAGCAGACAAAGACTGCATTGTCATGCATTGTCTGCCAGCACATCGCGGTCAGGAAATCACCGATGCCGTTGCTGACGGGCCGCATTCTGCCATCTTCCCCCAGGCACACAATCGTCTCCATGCGCAAAAAGCCATTCTGGTTCGACTATTTCAGGCAGGGTAATCACGAAGGGATTTTATGAAATCTGAATACTTCATTGAACTGGAAGAAAAACACGGTGCCCATAACTACCATCCTTTGGATGTAGTTATCGAGCGAGCCCAGGGGGTCTGGGTGTATGATGTAGAGGGGAATCAATACTTGGATTGCCTTTCGGCTTATTCTGCTCTCAACCAGGGACATGTGCACCCCAAAATTCTGCAGGCGATGATTGAACAGGCATCGCGGGTCACATTAACCTCAAGGGCATTCCGCAATGACCAGTTACCTCTCCTGTACAAAGAACTCTCAGAACTGACTGGTTACGACATGTCGCTCCCCATGAACAGTGGGGCAGAGGCGGTAGAGACAGCGGTTAAACTGGCACGCAAATGGGCATACGAAGTCAAGAAAGTTCCCAAATATGAGGCTGAAATCATCGTGGCCAGCGGGAACTTCCATGGTCGTACAACCACCATCATTTCCTTCTCTACTGAACCTGCATATAAAGAGCCCTTTGGGCCCTTTACACCGGGTTTTGTAGTTGTGCCTTATGGCGATGCTGATGCACTGGAAAAAGCAATTACCCCGAATACGGCAGCAGTGCTTTTGGAACCCATCCAGGGAGAAGCCGGGGTCATCATCCCGCCGGCTGGATATCTGAAAAAGGTAGCAGAGATTTGCCAGAGAAATCAAGTGCTTTTCATCGCCGATGAAATCCAAACCGGACTGGGACGCACAGGGAAACTCTTTGCCAGCCATCATGAAAATGTTCGCCCGGATATGGTAGTGATTGGCAAAGCTCTCTCAGGAGGGTTCTATCCCGTTTCTGCCGTACTGGCAGATGAACCACTTATGGGTTTATTCCAACCCGGTGAACATGGCTCTACATTCGGTGGCAACCCGCTTGCCGCTGCCATTGCCCGTGCTGCCATTCGAGTGCTTCAGGAAGAGAACTTAATTGAGAATGCCGCGGTACAGGGTGAATACTTCATTGAACAACTGGCAGAAATTCCCAGCAAACACATTAAAGAAGTGCGCGGAAAAGGCTTGCTCATCGGCGTTGAGTTAAAGCCTGAAGCCGGCGGCGCCCGTCGATTCTGCGAAGCTTTGAAGGAACAGGGAATCCTGGCTAAAGAAACCCATATGCATGTGATTCGCTTTGCACCGCCACTCATCATTGACCGAGCAACCATTGACTGGGCACTCCCCAAAATCCGAGAAGTTCTCACCAGTCTGTAAAAATCACCGCCGCTCCGAAACTGGAGCGGCGGTATAATTTTGGAAAAAACGGGAGGAAAATTTGAAAAGGCGCGTCAAAATTATCGCCACCCTGGGCCCTGCCTGTGAAAATGCTGAGACCATTCGTGCCATGGCAGAAGCCGGAATGGATGTTGCTCGCTTGAACTTCTCTCATGGCACCCATGAACAACACGCTCAACGCATTCAAACTGTTCGACAAATTTCCAAAGAACTGGGAAAAGAAATTACCATTTTACAAGACCTTCAGGGACCCAAGTTGAGAGTTGGCGTTTTACCCGAGAATGGGGTTGATCTTTATCCCGGTGAATTGATTGTACTCACTTCAAAAAAAGAACTCCCGGAAGTTCCTCATTCTGCCAAAATCCTTCCCATGGATGTGCCTAATTTGGAAGCAAGCGTTCATGAAGGCAGCCGTGTGTTGATGGATGATGGGAATCTGGAACTCAGGGTCAAAGAGGTCACCCCTGATTACATTATCAGCGAAGTGATCAACGGGGGAAAACTTCGTTCACAGAAAGGGGTGAATCTGCCCGAAGCCAACCTGGGAATAGAAGGATTCACGGAAAAAGACCAAGCCGACTTAATGTTTGGACTGGAACATGGTGTAGATGCTGTGGCGATGTCGTTTGTGCGAACAGCCGAAGACATTCGCACCGTCAAGAGAGCCATTGAATCCTGGTGTCCCGAAAAGTGCTCTGTGCCTCTGGTAATTGCCAAAATTGAACTTCCCGAAGCCATCCAAAATTTACACGAAATCGTTCATGAAGCCGATGGTGTCATGGTAGCACGGGGCGATTTAGGAGTGGAAATGTCTCTGGCGGAGGTACCAACCCTCCAGAAAGAGATTATCTACCTAGCGAATCGTCACGCCAAGATTGTCATTACGGCCACTCAAATGCTGGAAACCATGATTCAAAATCCCCGCCCCACCCGCGCTGAGGCATCGGACGTGGCAAACGCGGTTTTTGATGGCACAGATGCCGTCATGCTTTCTGCTGAAACCGCTGCAGGGAAATATCCTGTTGAAGTGATTCGAACCATGGCATCTATCGTCACTGATGCTGAAATGAATTACACCATGTGGGGACATTACAAGGATTTACCCCGAGAAGCCGTCCAAAGCGACGCGCTGTCGATTACCTGGGCAGCACGAGAACTCGCTCACGACCGAGATGTGAGAGCCATTGTCGTTTTTACCGAGACCGGTCGAACGGCTTTATACACCTCAAAATCCCGCCCCGCTGTTCCCATCCTTGCATTCACCCCGGTTCAGGAAACCCTTCAAAAACTGGGACTGTTTTGGGGGGTTAGCGCCCATCTTGTACCGTTTGCTAACTCAGTAGAAAGCATGATTCAGATTGTTGAAGAAATGCTTTTGGGGAAATTGGGATTTTCTAAAGGCGAACAAATTGTACTCATTTCAGGCTTACCTGTTGGAGCAATGAGACAACCCAATTTCTGCCTACTCCACACCCTTGGAGAAACCTACACCTATTCTGGTAACGATAAAAAGGCATGAAAAGCATCCGAGACCTTATCCAAACGGAAGAACTCGATCAAATTTTGGGCAATCCCGAAGTGGTCATTGTGGACTGCCGGTTTGATCTGTTTCAAACAGAATGGGGCAGAGAACAATACCGGCACTCCCATATTCCCGGAGCATACTACGCCCACCTCGATGAAGATTTAAGTGGAGTTCGCACCCCACAAACGGGCAGGCATCCTCTTCCAGAAACCGAAGCCTTTGTCAGACTACTCTCTGCCTGGGGAGTTACCCCCAATTCACTTGTAGTAGCCTATGATCAAAATGGGGGAGCATTTGCCGCACGTTTGTGGTGGATGCTTCGGTATTGGGGGCATGAAAGGGCCTGTGTGTTGGATGGAGGATGGGAGAAATGGATACGCGAAAGAAGAAAAACCTCTACCGAAATTCCTGCCCCATCCAAGGGTACTCCATGGCTTACGCCAAAAAATGATTGGCTCATTTCCACGGAAGAGATGGCTTCGATCCTTGGGAACAATCAATGGAAAATTATTGATGCCCGAGCACCCCAACGATACAGCGGAGAAGAAGAGCCTATTGATCCTGTAGCCGGGCATATTCCCGGTGCTCTCAATCGTTTCCACGGCTTTAATCTGGCACCTGATAGCACCTTTCTTCCTCCCGATACCTTACGGCAACAATTTTTGGAACTTCTTGGAGAAACTTCTCCTGACCATACAATCGTATATTGTGGTTCTGGTGTGACTTCCTGCCATCACCTGCTGGCGATGTCCATCGCTGGCTTGGGAATGGGCAAATTGTACGCTGGTTCGTGGAGTGAGTGGATTCGTGATCCCAATCGCCCCATTCGACGGGGTAACCAACCATGAAAAAAGCCGTGCGAAACGGAGACTTCGCACGGCTTTTTTCCAAATAACATTCTATTAGTGCTCTGTTGCAATCATGGTTGAAATGTGGTAAACATACGGTATGACCACACGAGAAAGCAGATACGTCCGAGTGGCGAGGATCGCCTACCGGCTTGCCAAACAAGCATTACCGATGTATTCACATGCCAAGAGTCCCCATCACTTCACGTTGCCGCAGTTGGGGGCCTGTGTTTTGTTGATGTTCTACCTGAATCTCAGCTATCGCGACATGGAAGAATGGCTGCTGGCAAGCGATGCGGTTGGTAAGGAGCTGGAATTACCGCGTGTTCCCGATCATACGACCCTGCAACGTACCTACGCCAAGATACGCAAAGCGGATTGGATGCGCATGAACGAGACCTTGCTCGAGGAAATCGGACGGCCTGAAGAAGAAGGGGTGGCTGCCGATAGTACCGGCTTCTCACCCGGCCCGGCCAGTTCTTACTACCAAAGCCGTTCGGGAAAAGCCTATCGCCACTGGGCGAAGGGCGTTTATGCCGTTGGAATTGTCTCGCAATTCATCCTTGCGATGCAATCCGGCTGGGGTCCAGGTAGCGATGCCCCTTATCTGGGCTATCTGCGCCGCAAAGCCAGGCGGTTTGCCAAACGTCGGGCTTGGGTCTTGCTGGCCGATTCAGGGTTCGATGGTCGGACTGTCCGGCCTCAAGACTTGATTCCACCCGTTCGGCGAGGTGGAAATTTGCTGGCCCCTGAACGACGAGCAAGAAGCGAGCTTGTCTCTGCGGCTCGCCTGGATGGTCTCTATGGTCAACGCTGGAAGACCGAAACCGTGAATTCGGTCATCAAGCGCAAATTCGGGCAAGCCATCCGCTCGCGGAAACGCAGCCTGCAAAACCGAGAACCGATTATCAAAGGACTGGTCTACAACATACACCGCTAGGTGTATCTCTTCCTAACCTATCTTTGCAACAGAGCATTCTATTAGAGATTACTGAAAAGCCATGAATGGACTTGGTTGAGCGTTTGGGATGCGGGACGTAATTCTCCCTCCGTCATCCGGTTTAAGGGCTTTTCAGGCAACTCGTAAAGGTCAAAAATTGAAGGGGCGTCCGGCTCAACATAAATTAAGCCGGTGATTAATTCACGCCGTTCGCGAGCCTCTTCCAAAATACGGAAAGCCTCGCTTCGACTGGTTGGATCGTAATCCCTTTCCAGCTTCCGCAGGGTAATCACCGAACCATCATAGAGTTCTACATCCCGCACAGTACCTTCTTCAAAATCCTCTATGGTCAACTGATCCCGAGCAGGCACAAAAATCAAATCGTGCAAACGGACTTCGCGCTCTTTGCCAAAAGCATAAGAGTGGATTGTATCGTCCTTATTATTGAAAGTGACACAAGGGCTGATGATATCCAGCACGGCTGTACCGCGATGTTTAATCGCCGCTTTCAACAGTTCTTTGAGTTGCTTGGGGTCTCCGGCAAACCCACGCGCCACAAAGGTCGCATTAGATGCCAGGGCTTCCAGACAAATATCTACAGGCAGGAACAAATTCGTGCCCTCATGTTTCAGGGTTAATCCCTTTTCTGCTGTGGCAGAAAATTGCCCTTTGGTCAACCCGTAAACCCCGTTATTCTCAACGATATATACCATGGGCAAATTGCGGCGAATGACGTGCTTGAACTGCCCCATGCCAATGCTGGCAGTGTCACCATCCCCACTCACCCCCATGCCGTACAGAGAAGTATCGGCAAACAAGGCACCCGTAGCCAGAGAGGGCATGCGCCCATGCACACCGTTGAACGCAAAAGAACGCCCCAGGAAATAAGCCGGGCTTTTACTCGAGCATCCAATCCCTGAAAATTTGACAATTTTCTCGGGCTGGATATTCATTTCGTACATGGCTTGAATAATCTGATTGGAGACTGCATTATGTCCACAGCCCTGGCATAAAGTTGAGGGTAAACCGCGATAATCTGTTCGCGAAAGGCCGATTGCATTAAGAGCCTGAATATCTGCCATGGTTATTTCCTTTCCTGTGCCAAAATCTCATCTCGGATCCAGCGCGCACTTAAGGGCAAACCGTTAATCCTGGAAACTTGAATGAGTTTCCCGGCATTCTGAGGGTAATTGATCATCAAAATCTGTCGTAATTGTCCATCTCGATTGATTTCCACAACATAGATTCGCTGGTGAGACTCGATAAATTTTTGTACGTCCTCTTTGAGAGGGAAAGCCCGGATGCGGAGATAATCTGCCTTAATTCCTTCCTGTTCCAGCAAGTCCAGCGCCTCTAAAATGGCTGGTTCGGTTGACCCCACCGCGATGATGCCAATCTCCGCACCATCTCTGGGATAAAGCACGTTCTCTGGAATATATTGTTTCGCCGTTTCCCACTTCTTTGCCAGCCGATTAAGAACGCGCTCCCAAACTTCTGGATCTTCGGAGTAACCGGCAAATTCATCGTGTCCGGTACCGCGAGCAAAATAGGCGCTCTTGGGATGCAGATTCCCGGGAAGAGTACGGTAAGGGATGCCGTCACCATCTACGTCCAGGTACCTTCCCCACTTCCCCTCATTCTTCTGAAGAATTGCTTCGAGGTCTTTTTCCCACAAAACCTTCCCCCGGTCCATTGGAGTCTGGGGATACTCAAATGGGTCGCACATCCAGTTGTTCATTCCAAGATCAAGGTCACTCATCACCACTACAGGCATTTGCAGGCGCTCGGCAATGTCGAACGCTCTCCAGCCGAACTCGAAACACTCATTGATGTTTCCTGGGAATAGCTGGATGTATTGAGTGTCACCATGGCTCATAAAATAGACTTCCGTAATATCTCCCTGAGCAGTGCGGGTGGGTAAACCGGTGCTCGGTCCCACTCGCTGAACATCCCAGACGACCAGTGGAACCTCGGCAAAATACGCCAGCCCCATATATTCGCTCATCAGGCTCAAACCGGGGCCAGCGGTTGCCGTCATGGCACGTAAGCCAGCCCAGCCAGCGCCTACCAGCATGCCAATAGCAGCAATCTCATCTTCTGCCTGTACAACCACGTAATTTTGTTTGCCGGTTTCCGGGTCGGTGCGCAGTTTGGGAAGGTATTCAATCAATGCCTCTGGAAGAGAAGATGCTGGAGTGATGGGATACCAGGAAACAAACTGTACTCCTCCATAAATACTCCCCAATGCCGCCGCTGTATTGCCGTCTGCAAGGAGTTTTCCCTTCGTCTTATCCATTGGAGCAACTTTGTAAGGATCTTTCTTCTGGAGGTTTTCTTTTGCCCATTGATAGGCGTTTTGAATAACCGCCATGTTGCTCTCTATCGGTGTCTTTTTGCCCTTGAAGTGAAACTCCAGTGCAGCATGCACCGCGTTCAGGTCTATATCCAGCAAATAAGAGAGAATCCCGACATATACCATGTTAGAGACAAAATCACGCAACTGGGAAGGGATTTCCACCGTCTTAATTAATTGTTTGACAGGCATAGGGTAATAAATGAGATCGTCTCGATTGGGAGGGGTTTTGATGTCTTCATTGTAGAGAACCACACCACCAGGGACCAGAAATTCCAAGTCCTTCACAAACGTGGCGGGATTCATAGCCACAATAATGTTGTCCTTCTCAACCCGTCCGACATACCCATCTTTGCTAACCCGAATAGTGTACCAGGTGGGCAACCCCTGAATATTCGACGGGAAAATATTCTTACCCGAGACCGGAATTCCCATCTTGAACAGGGCACGCATCACCGTGAGATTGGCTGTGGCACTTCCGGAACCATTCACCGTACAGAAGGTGATAGCAAAATCATTAATCACTTCCGGATTGACCTGAGGAGAGGAAACCGTTTCAAGTTGTTCTGTGAGTGGCATAAATTCTCCTTTTCTGCTTTCATTCAAATCGAGGAGCAATATCAGGATGCTGACGCTGGGTAAGCAATCCTGCATGTTCCATCAATAATTGGAAACCGAGATCGAGATTCTCATTGAGAATGGCTTCTACCATACGGCGATGATAATCCCACACCCTGCATAGATAGTTCATATCGGTGTAATAAGCCAAACCAATCGCTTCGTACAAGTCCCAGTAGGCTTCCAAAATACCCAACACAAATGGATTGTTAAGTTTGCGATACATGCTTAAGTGCAGTTCGCGATGCTCTTCGTGAGGAAGTTGAGGGGGATTCCTGCGTAATTTTTCTTCTGCTCTTTCTACCAGAGAAAGTAGAGAATGGCGGTCGGCAGGACTCATACTCAGGACCCCCTGGTACCAGAAGCCTGCCTCCACCTGTTTTCGCAAGTCCGAAAATTGAGCAAAGTGAGTCTCATCCATTTGAATGGCGAACCCTGCACTTTGAAGCAAGGCTGGTTTCAGAGAGTATGGAAGAACTCGTACCCCCACCCTGGGACGAACCTCTACCAATCCCAGTGCTCTAGCCACTTCCAGTTGTTCTCGCAAAGAAGCAAGGCTGATCCCCAGATGCTCGCTAATCGTTGTCAAAGGTGGAAGGGAATCCCCTTTTTTACCAACTTCAGCAAGGTACTGCAGGAAAGGGCTGAGAAAAGACAAATTTTGGTGCTCCGGTGAAGCCATAGATTGCTCTTATTAATCAGATTAATCTGATTAAAGCGTATCACAAAACAAGAGCACCGTCAACGACTTTAATCACAAAAACATTGGACTTTTTTATGTTATTCCATTGAGTAGAGGGAAGAAAAGACTTCAGGAAAATCGGAAAGGGCTTTTCCCAGACGCACCCCATACCAGAAAAGGGTATCGCCCGGAATCAGCCAAATGCGGTTTTTTTTCACCGCTGGAGTATTCTGAAATAATTTTATAAAGCGTTCTACTGCAGAAGATTCAAACGAAAAAGGT of Anaerolinea thermophila UNI-1 contains these proteins:
- the argF gene encoding ornithine carbamoyltransferase, translated to MKKDFISIQDYTPEELQSMLDLAIQLKKEYFSGGNPPLLKGKVLGMIFQKPSLRTRVSFDMAMRHLGGDALYLSPNEIGLGQRESIADVARVLSGYVHAIMARVFAHEHVLELAKWSSVPVINGLSDYDHPCQAMADALTIIEKFGTLKGVNVTFVGDGNNVCVSLMHIVTKLGGNFTHSGPEGYDMPKQAVELGLQFASKSGSKVRFTRDPHEAVRDAQVIYTDTWTSMGQEAEAKEREKVFPPYQVNEQLVSEADKDCIVMHCLPAHRGQEITDAVADGPHSAIFPQAHNRLHAQKAILVRLFQAG
- the rocD gene encoding ornithine--oxo-acid transaminase; amino-acid sequence: MKSEYFIELEEKHGAHNYHPLDVVIERAQGVWVYDVEGNQYLDCLSAYSALNQGHVHPKILQAMIEQASRVTLTSRAFRNDQLPLLYKELSELTGYDMSLPMNSGAEAVETAVKLARKWAYEVKKVPKYEAEIIVASGNFHGRTTTIISFSTEPAYKEPFGPFTPGFVVVPYGDADALEKAITPNTAAVLLEPIQGEAGVIIPPAGYLKKVAEICQRNQVLFIADEIQTGLGRTGKLFASHHENVRPDMVVIGKALSGGFYPVSAVLADEPLMGLFQPGEHGSTFGGNPLAAAIARAAIRVLQEENLIENAAVQGEYFIEQLAEIPSKHIKEVRGKGLLIGVELKPEAGGARRFCEALKEQGILAKETHMHVIRFAPPLIIDRATIDWALPKIREVLTSL
- the pyk gene encoding pyruvate kinase, which produces MKRRVKIIATLGPACENAETIRAMAEAGMDVARLNFSHGTHEQHAQRIQTVRQISKELGKEITILQDLQGPKLRVGVLPENGVDLYPGELIVLTSKKELPEVPHSAKILPMDVPNLEASVHEGSRVLMDDGNLELRVKEVTPDYIISEVINGGKLRSQKGVNLPEANLGIEGFTEKDQADLMFGLEHGVDAVAMSFVRTAEDIRTVKRAIESWCPEKCSVPLVIAKIELPEAIQNLHEIVHEADGVMVARGDLGVEMSLAEVPTLQKEIIYLANRHAKIVITATQMLETMIQNPRPTRAEASDVANAVFDGTDAVMLSAETAAGKYPVEVIRTMASIVTDAEMNYTMWGHYKDLPREAVQSDALSITWAARELAHDRDVRAIVVFTETGRTALYTSKSRPAVPILAFTPVQETLQKLGLFWGVSAHLVPFANSVESMIQIVEEMLLGKLGFSKGEQIVLISGLPVGAMRQPNFCLLHTLGETYTYSGNDKKA
- a CDS encoding sulfurtransferase — translated: MKSIRDLIQTEELDQILGNPEVVIVDCRFDLFQTEWGREQYRHSHIPGAYYAHLDEDLSGVRTPQTGRHPLPETEAFVRLLSAWGVTPNSLVVAYDQNGGAFAARLWWMLRYWGHERACVLDGGWEKWIRERRKTSTEIPAPSKGTPWLTPKNDWLISTEEMASILGNNQWKIIDARAPQRYSGEEEPIDPVAGHIPGALNRFHGFNLAPDSTFLPPDTLRQQFLELLGETSPDHTIVYCGSGVTSCHHLLAMSIAGLGMGKLYAGSWSEWIRDPNRPIRRGNQP
- a CDS encoding transposase; translated protein: MARIAYRLAKQALPMYSHAKSPHHFTLPQLGACVLLMFYLNLSYRDMEEWLLASDAVGKELELPRVPDHTTLQRTYAKIRKADWMRMNETLLEEIGRPEEEGVAADSTGFSPGPASSYYQSRSGKAYRHWAKGVYAVGIVSQFILAMQSGWGPGSDAPYLGYLRRKARRFAKRRAWVLLADSGFDGRTVRPQDLIPPVRRGGNLLAPERRARSELVSAARLDGLYGQRWKTETVNSVIKRKFGQAIRSRKRSLQNREPIIKGLVYNIHR
- a CDS encoding 2-oxoacid:ferredoxin oxidoreductase subunit beta, with translation MADIQALNAIGLSRTDYRGLPSTLCQGCGHNAVSNQIIQAMYEMNIQPEKIVKFSGIGCSSKSPAYFLGRSFAFNGVHGRMPSLATGALFADTSLYGMGVSGDGDTASIGMGQFKHVIRRNLPMVYIVENNGVYGLTKGQFSATAEKGLTLKHEGTNLFLPVDICLEALASNATFVARGFAGDPKQLKELLKAAIKHRGTAVLDIISPCVTFNNKDDTIHSYAFGKEREVRLHDLIFVPARDQLTIEDFEEGTVRDVELYDGSVITLRKLERDYDPTSRSEAFRILEEARERRELITGLIYVEPDAPSIFDLYELPEKPLNRMTEGELRPASQTLNQVHSWLFSNL
- a CDS encoding 2-oxoacid:acceptor oxidoreductase subunit alpha, which encodes MPLTEQLETVSSPQVNPEVINDFAITFCTVNGSGSATANLTVMRALFKMGIPVSGKNIFPSNIQGLPTWYTIRVSKDGYVGRVEKDNIIVAMNPATFVKDLEFLVPGGVVLYNEDIKTPPNRDDLIYYPMPVKQLIKTVEIPSQLRDFVSNMVYVGILSYLLDIDLNAVHAALEFHFKGKKTPIESNMAVIQNAYQWAKENLQKKDPYKVAPMDKTKGKLLADGNTAAALGSIYGGVQFVSWYPITPASSLPEALIEYLPKLRTDPETGKQNYVVVQAEDEIAAIGMLVGAGWAGLRAMTATAGPGLSLMSEYMGLAYFAEVPLVVWDVQRVGPSTGLPTRTAQGDITEVYFMSHGDTQYIQLFPGNINECFEFGWRAFDIAERLQMPVVVMSDLDLGMNNWMCDPFEYPQTPMDRGKVLWEKDLEAILQKNEGKWGRYLDVDGDGIPYRTLPGNLHPKSAYFARGTGHDEFAGYSEDPEVWERVLNRLAKKWETAKQYIPENVLYPRDGAEIGIIAVGSTEPAILEALDLLEQEGIKADYLRIRAFPLKEDVQKFIESHQRIYVVEINRDGQLRQILMINYPQNAGKLIQVSRINGLPLSARWIRDEILAQERK
- a CDS encoding FadR/GntR family transcriptional regulator; amino-acid sequence: MASPEHQNLSFLSPFLQYLAEVGKKGDSLPPLTTISEHLGISLASLREQLEVARALGLVEVRPRVGVRVLPYSLKPALLQSAGFAIQMDETHFAQFSDLRKQVEAGFWYQGVLSMSPADRHSLLSLVERAEEKLRRNPPQLPHEEHRELHLSMYRKLNNPFVLGILEAYWDLYEAIGLAYYTDMNYLCRVWDYHRRMVEAILNENLDLGFQLLMEHAGLLTQRQHPDIAPRFE